The genomic segment ACCGCCATGCTGTGTGTGCAGGCCTTGCAGCGTAACGGCGTGACGCCAGAGCAGGGCGATATTCTGGTCACCGGTGCCAATGGCGGTGTTGGCAGTTTTGCGATCGGCTTGTTGTCCCGTTTGGGCTACCGGGTGGTGGCGTCAACCGGACGCCCGAATGAAGTGGATTATCTGCAACAACTGGGTGCCGCCGAGATTGTCGATCGTCAGTTGTTATCCGGGCCGGGCAAACCGTTACAGCAGGAACGGTGGGCTGGGGCGGTGGATTCGGTGGGGAGTCACACGTTGGCCAATGTGCTGGCGAGCACCCGTTATGGTGGCACCGTTGCCGCTTGTGGCCTGGCTCAGGGAGCCGATCTGGCCACCACGGTGATGCCATTTATTCTACGTGGTGTGACGCTGGCGGGAATAGACAGCGTGATGCGACCGAAAGCCGATCGGGTGTCTGCCTGGGATCAGCTGGCCGGGTTGGTGGATGAATCCATGCTGACGGGGATTGCTCATGAGATTGGTCTGGAGCACGTCATCGAAACGGCGACTGCACTGCTGGAAGGTAAAGTGCGTGGTCGAGTGGTGGTGACACTGGATTAATGGAAGAACCATTACAACCACAACCGTCATTTGGCACTGCAATCCGACTTGGCATTTGTGCCGGATTTGCAGTGCCGGATTGCAGTATCTGCTGGCGGTGAGGGTGTTGCTCAGACCTTGAATCCTGCGACCTGATGGTTAAGGCTGGCAGCTCTGGAGCGCAGGTCGCTGACCGAGTTGTTCACGGTATCAGAACTGCTTTTGCCCTGGGCACTGAGCGTTTTGGCACTCGACAGGTTATGGTTGATGTCGGTGATAACCGACGTCTGTTCCTCGATCGCAGAGGCGACTTGCAGGATGTTGTCACTGATATTCATCAGCGAGTCTGAAATGGTCTGGATATTTTCTTGTGAGCGGCTGGCATGAGTCACGGTTTGTTCGGCCTTGTGCTGGCTTTCATTCATGGCTCCTACCGCGCGTTCGACACCGGCTCTCAGGCGTTCGATCATTTCATTGATATCGCCGGTCGACTGTTGGGTGCGGCTGGCCAGTGTACGTACCTCGTCGGCGACCACCGCGAAGCCCCGACCTTGTTCTCCGGCTCTGGCGGCCTCAATGGCGGCATTCAGTGCCAGTAAATTGGTTTGTTCGGCAATCCCCTTGATCACATCCAGTACCGAGGCAATATTGGTGGTTTCGGCTTCCAAAGCCCGGATTACTTCGCTGGAATCATCGACCCGTGATACCAGCGTGCGTAATTCGTCCATCGCCAGGCCAAATTCTTTGGCGACGGTTTTGGCGGTTCGATCGGATGCTTGTGCTTCTGCAGATACCTGCTGTGTATTGCTTGATACTTCCTGGATGGCCAGACCCATTTGCTCATTCGCGGTGGCTACCATATCCATGGTGTGGCTATAGTCGTTACTGACCCGCTGGCTGACTTCGGCACTGCTGTGCAGCTGATCGGTGGTGTGCTGAATGCCACTGGCTTCATGACGGATATGGGTGATCATGCCCTTGAGGTTGTCGAGAAAGGCGTTGAAGTGGCGCGCCAGTTCGCCAATTTCATCCTTGCGGTTGCTGTCCAGGCGGGTATTCAGATCGCCCTGACCATTGGCCAGGGTTTGCAGTTCTCTGGCCATGCGATTAATCGGCGTGGTAATGGCTCTGGGGAAGAGTACGGAGAAACTACCGACAATCAGCACTGCCAATACCAGCATCAGCAGAATACGGTTGCGGGAGTCGATTCGATCCTGATCGCTTGAGGCATGCTCCGACAGGCTTTCCTGGGTAACGGACTCACCCAGTGCGTCCAGCAAAGCACGTATCCTGTTGAACTCATCGTGAAGTTTACCGGTGCTGATACTGGCAGCTGCGGCCGGAGAATGGCTATTGGCGCCAAGTTCATTCACAAAGCGGGTGCTTTTGTCTCGCCAGACGCCGAAGGTGCTGAGAAATGTGTCTGCCTGGTTATGGATTGAGGCAGACATATCCAATGCTTTGATCTTGCTGATACGGTCTGCTACCTGCTGTAAGTTGTCGGCGTGCTCTCTGACCAGTGCAGGGTTTTTCAGACCCAGTGCAAGACTGCGTTCAGCCAGTTGGGCCTGATACAAATCCCTGTCCGCATTCAGCACCAGGCTGATGCCGGGAAGGTATTCGGTGGAGATGTGACCGTATTCCTTGGCGAGACGCTCAAGAGTGGTGATTTGCATATAAGACAGTACCAGCATCAGTGCGCCGGTAAGCAAAATAGGTAGCAGTATTTTGGTGGTCAGGCC from the Candidatus Thalassolituus haligoni genome contains:
- a CDS encoding methyl-accepting chemotaxis protein, with amino-acid sequence MNWSNLGLTTKILLPILLTGALMLVLSYMQITTLERLAKEYGHISTEYLPGISLVLNADRDLYQAQLAERSLALGLKNPALVREHADNLQQVADRISKIKALDMSASIHNQADTFLSTFGVWRDKSTRFVNELGANSHSPAAAASISTGKLHDEFNRIRALLDALGESVTQESLSEHASSDQDRIDSRNRILLMLVLAVLIVGSFSVLFPRAITTPINRMARELQTLANGQGDLNTRLDSNRKDEIGELARHFNAFLDNLKGMITHIRHEASGIQHTTDQLHSSAEVSQRVSNDYSHTMDMVATANEQMGLAIQEVSSNTQQVSAEAQASDRTAKTVAKEFGLAMDELRTLVSRVDDSSEVIRALEAETTNIASVLDVIKGIAEQTNLLALNAAIEAARAGEQGRGFAVVADEVRTLASRTQQSTGDINEMIERLRAGVERAVGAMNESQHKAEQTVTHASRSQENIQTISDSLMNISDNILQVASAIEEQTSVITDINHNLSSAKTLSAQGKSSSDTVNNSVSDLRSRAASLNHQVAGFKV
- a CDS encoding MDR family oxidoreductase: MFKAIQINKDDKGYHAELTQLEDDTLPEGDVTVRVHYSTLNYKDGLAITGKAPVVRRFPMVPGIDLVGTVEACSSDAFAVGDTVLLNGFGVGEVHWGGLAQRARLNSDWLIRLPAGLSGREAMSIGTAGYTAMLCVQALQRNGVTPEQGDILVTGANGGVGSFAIGLLSRLGYRVVASTGRPNEVDYLQQLGAAEIVDRQLLSGPGKPLQQERWAGAVDSVGSHTLANVLASTRYGGTVAACGLAQGADLATTVMPFILRGVTLAGIDSVMRPKADRVSAWDQLAGLVDESMLTGIAHEIGLEHVIETATALLEGKVRGRVVVTLD